The following coding sequences lie in one Amycolatopsis cihanbeyliensis genomic window:
- the cas7c gene encoding type I-C CRISPR-associated protein Cas7/Csd2: protein MTVPHVDPTVRHDVVFLFDVTDGNPNGDPDAGNRPRTDDESGQGLITDVALKRKIRDTLALAAADDLRYGIFVEAGHALNPRLEAAYTATGLSLDKKTKVTPDEAAQARAWLCDRYVDIRLFGAVLSVGKTHALGQIRGPLQITMARSNDPVFPMDHAITRVTQTRQEDIDKGETTEMGGKWTVPYGLYKAELYYSATRGKQTGVDSRDLELLYRTLDMMFDHDRSATRGRLTPRGLYVFSHPDAFGAAPAHRLTERLTITRTDPDTPPRSFHDYVVSLDDDGLPPGITLTKLIG, encoded by the coding sequence ATGACCGTGCCCCACGTGGATCCCACCGTGCGCCACGACGTGGTGTTCCTGTTTGACGTCACCGACGGCAACCCCAACGGCGATCCCGACGCCGGTAACCGGCCCCGCACCGACGACGAGTCGGGGCAAGGGCTGATCACCGACGTCGCGCTCAAACGCAAGATCCGGGACACCCTCGCACTCGCCGCAGCCGACGATCTCCGGTACGGGATTTTCGTCGAAGCTGGCCACGCCTTGAACCCCCGACTCGAGGCCGCCTACACCGCCACCGGGCTCAGCCTGGACAAGAAGACCAAGGTCACCCCCGACGAGGCCGCCCAGGCCCGGGCCTGGCTGTGCGACCGCTATGTCGACATCCGCCTGTTCGGTGCGGTGCTCTCGGTCGGCAAAACTCACGCCCTCGGCCAGATCCGCGGCCCCCTACAGATCACCATGGCCCGCAGCAACGACCCCGTCTTCCCGATGGACCACGCCATCACCCGCGTCACCCAAACCCGCCAAGAAGACATCGACAAGGGCGAAACCACCGAGATGGGCGGCAAATGGACCGTCCCCTACGGCTTATACAAAGCAGAGCTGTACTACTCGGCCACCCGGGGGAAACAGACCGGCGTGGACTCCCGAGACCTGGAACTGCTCTACCGCACGCTGGACATGATGTTCGACCATGACCGCTCCGCCACCCGCGGACGACTCACCCCGCGCGGGCTGTACGTGTTCAGCCACCCCGACGCGTTCGGCGCTGCTCCTGCCCACCGCCTCACCGAACGACTCACCATCACCCGCACCGACCCCGACACCCCGCCACGTTCCTTCCACGACTATGTCGTGTCACTCGACGACGACGGACTACCCCCAGGGATCACCTTGACCAAACTCATCGGCTAG
- the cas1c gene encoding type I-C CRISPR-associated endonuclease Cas1c, producing the protein MTELLRTLFATTPGTSLHLDGDALRIAHPERSGRNLIPLIRIDHIVAWNGVALSDDLLHRCAADGRTVTWVTRNGRFLAKTIGPLNGNPLLRLAQFRAHDDPTRRRDIARACVAGKLHNYRQLLLRTARDTTGNRQTQLRDLAQRHAYALTELDNASHLPEILGIEGRAARDYFQGLNLLAPGVATGRSRRPPTDATNCLLSFGYGMLRAAVHGALEHVGLDPYLGYLHGIRPGKPALALDLMEELRPLLVDRLVLTLINRKQLTPQHTETLPGGAVQLTDDGRKFFLEQWSQARERAWPHAGLDRKIPAGLLPLVQARLLARHLRGDSDTYLPWTPT; encoded by the coding sequence ATGACCGAACTCCTGCGCACGCTGTTCGCCACCACACCCGGAACCAGCCTCCACCTCGACGGCGACGCCCTCCGCATCGCCCACCCCGAACGGTCCGGCCGCAACCTCATCCCCCTGATCCGGATCGACCATATCGTGGCCTGGAACGGGGTCGCCCTCTCCGACGACCTCCTCCACCGATGCGCCGCCGACGGACGTACGGTCACCTGGGTCACCCGTAACGGCAGATTCCTTGCCAAAACAATTGGCCCTCTCAACGGAAACCCCCTGCTACGCCTCGCGCAGTTCCGCGCACACGACGACCCCACGCGCCGCCGCGACATCGCCCGGGCGTGCGTCGCAGGCAAACTGCACAACTATCGCCAACTCCTCCTACGAACAGCCCGTGACACAACCGGCAATCGGCAAACCCAACTTCGCGACCTCGCTCAACGCCACGCATACGCCTTGACAGAACTCGACAACGCCAGCCACCTCCCCGAAATACTCGGCATCGAAGGACGCGCCGCACGTGACTACTTCCAAGGCCTGAACCTTCTTGCTCCAGGGGTCGCAACCGGACGCAGCCGCCGACCACCCACGGACGCCACCAACTGTCTCCTCTCGTTCGGATACGGCATGCTCCGCGCCGCTGTGCACGGAGCTCTCGAACACGTCGGACTAGACCCTTACCTCGGATACCTCCATGGCATCCGCCCCGGCAAACCCGCCCTCGCGCTCGACCTGATGGAAGAACTACGTCCTCTGCTTGTCGACCGACTCGTACTCACCCTGATTAACCGCAAACAACTAACCCCACAGCACACCGAAACCCTTCCTGGTGGTGCCGTCCAACTCACCGACGACGGCAGAAAGTTCTTCCTCGAACAATGGTCTCAAGCACGTGAACGTGCCTGGCCGCACGCAGGCTTGGATCGGAAGATCCCTGCTGGACTTCTCCCGCTCGTTCAAGCCCGTCTTCTCGCCCGCCACCTACGAGGCGACAGCGATACCTACCTTCCCTGGACACCCACCTAA
- the cas3 gene encoding CRISPR-associated helicase Cas3' — MWAHSASRWAGRWHLLADHVRSTASLARGFADSFGAGALAGALGLVHDAGKASCAWQEGLERVADSGRRVAVPHKELGAALVVKRAGAAALGVLGHHGGLPGLGELRQWMRGPGDLESLERFFGEVPEARGLMDGEVLLPDAWVGDARVLEVGVRMVFSALVDADHLDTAAHFDDLDGPRVRSAADMDGLVRRFERCRSELLEERSWSPIDEVRAGLYESVVARAGLRPGVYRLPAPTGSGKTLTAGGFALRHAAEHGLARVIVAVPFTTITEQNAEVYRKLLGEDVVLEHHSNTEIDQRRMRLAAENWDAPFVVTTTVQLFDSLFGRMPARSRKLHRLANAVVVLDEVQALPVSLLVPILDVLRILSEHFRTTVLLASATQPSFESLAVWQSLPVQELVDEPVELFRRLRRVEYEWRVEDPRPTLEEVAQDVAAERQALVVVNTVGHARRLYRAVAMHSPGRWVFHLSTRMCPRHRQAVLAQVQQLLGAGESVWVVSTQLIEAGVDVDFPVVFRALAPAESLQQAAGRANREGLRPEPGRVVVFDAVDAPVPMFYRAGVAKTLGFFGPGRAQPDDPDALAAYYRSLYRGLNVDRAGRGVAIQENRARLDFPAVADGPLVDPGAGVARDRRLAFRMIDEDAVAVVVAGYTDRVKVEGLLEQVRNPEGPVGDALRKLRGYTVSIPRAVAADPAVRALCRPVVAGREDLWEWCGDYDLQVGVDEGEIGKETVW, encoded by the coding sequence ATGTGGGCGCATAGTGCGAGTAGGTGGGCGGGGCGTTGGCATTTGCTGGCTGATCATGTTCGGTCTACGGCGTCGCTGGCGCGGGGGTTTGCCGACTCGTTCGGGGCCGGTGCGTTGGCGGGGGCGTTGGGGTTGGTGCATGACGCTGGGAAGGCGAGTTGCGCCTGGCAGGAGGGTTTGGAACGGGTTGCGGATTCGGGGCGGCGGGTGGCGGTTCCGCATAAGGAGTTGGGTGCGGCATTGGTGGTGAAGCGGGCGGGTGCGGCGGCGTTGGGGGTGTTGGGGCATCACGGGGGTTTGCCTGGGTTGGGTGAGTTGCGCCAGTGGATGCGTGGTCCGGGTGATCTTGAATCGCTGGAGCGGTTCTTTGGCGAAGTGCCGGAGGCGCGGGGGTTGATGGATGGGGAGGTGTTGCTGCCGGACGCCTGGGTGGGTGATGCGCGTGTGTTGGAGGTGGGTGTTCGGATGGTTTTCTCGGCGCTGGTGGATGCTGATCATTTGGATACGGCGGCGCATTTTGACGATCTTGATGGACCGCGGGTGAGATCTGCGGCGGATATGGATGGGCTCGTGCGACGTTTCGAGCGGTGTCGGTCGGAGTTGCTAGAGGAGCGGTCGTGGTCGCCGATTGATGAGGTGCGGGCTGGGTTGTATGAGTCGGTGGTGGCTCGTGCGGGTCTGCGGCCGGGGGTGTATCGGCTTCCGGCTCCTACGGGGTCGGGCAAGACGTTGACGGCGGGTGGCTTCGCGCTGCGTCACGCCGCGGAGCACGGTCTGGCTCGGGTGATTGTGGCGGTGCCGTTCACGACGATTACGGAGCAGAACGCCGAGGTGTACCGGAAGCTGCTGGGTGAAGACGTGGTGTTGGAGCATCATTCCAATACCGAGATCGATCAGCGGCGGATGCGGCTGGCAGCAGAGAACTGGGATGCGCCGTTCGTGGTGACGACCACCGTGCAGTTGTTTGATTCGTTGTTCGGGCGGATGCCGGCCCGGTCTCGGAAGCTGCATCGATTGGCCAACGCGGTGGTGGTGCTGGATGAGGTGCAGGCGTTACCGGTGTCGCTATTGGTTCCGATTCTGGATGTGCTGCGGATCTTATCGGAGCATTTTCGGACGACGGTGTTGTTGGCGTCGGCGACCCAGCCGTCGTTTGAGTCGTTGGCGGTGTGGCAGTCGTTGCCGGTTCAGGAGTTGGTGGATGAGCCGGTGGAGTTGTTTCGACGGTTGCGGCGGGTTGAGTACGAGTGGCGGGTGGAGGATCCCCGGCCGACGTTGGAAGAGGTGGCGCAGGATGTCGCCGCCGAGCGTCAGGCGCTGGTGGTGGTGAACACGGTAGGGCACGCCCGCCGGTTGTATCGGGCGGTGGCGATGCACAGTCCGGGCCGGTGGGTGTTTCATTTGTCGACGCGGATGTGTCCGCGGCATCGTCAGGCGGTGTTGGCGCAGGTGCAGCAACTGCTGGGAGCGGGGGAGTCGGTGTGGGTGGTGTCGACGCAGTTGATCGAGGCTGGCGTGGATGTGGATTTCCCGGTGGTGTTTCGCGCGTTGGCGCCGGCGGAGTCGCTGCAGCAGGCTGCGGGGCGGGCCAACCGGGAGGGCCTGCGCCCGGAGCCGGGGCGGGTGGTGGTGTTCGATGCGGTCGACGCGCCGGTGCCGATGTTCTACCGGGCGGGGGTGGCCAAGACGCTCGGGTTCTTCGGCCCTGGCCGAGCGCAGCCGGATGACCCGGACGCGTTGGCAGCCTATTACCGCAGTCTGTATCGAGGGTTGAACGTGGATCGGGCCGGTCGGGGTGTGGCCATCCAGGAGAACCGGGCGCGGCTGGACTTTCCTGCCGTGGCCGATGGACCCCTGGTCGATCCGGGGGCGGGTGTGGCGCGTGACCGGCGGTTGGCGTTTCGGATGATCGATGAAGATGCCGTGGCGGTGGTGGTGGCCGGCTACACCGATCGGGTGAAGGTTGAGGGGCTGCTGGAGCAGGTGCGTAACCCCGAGGGCCCGGTGGGCGATGCCCTTCGCAAGTTACGCGGCTACACCGTGTCCATCCCTCGGGCGGTGGCCGCCGATCCCGCCGTCCGGGCGTTGTGCCGCCCGGTCGTGGCGGGTCGCGAGGATCTGTGGGAGTGGTGTGGTGACTACGACCTGCAGGTCGGCGTCGATGAGGGGGAGATCGGGAAGGAGACGGTGTGGTGA
- the cas2 gene encoding CRISPR-associated endonuclease Cas2 produces MELLITYDVDTTTPQGQRRLRRVAKTCEGIGHRVQKSVFEIVCSPAQKLTLEARLRDIIDPDRDSIRIYHLDRGTLSTAQHLGAAINAAHHDPLVI; encoded by the coding sequence ATGGAACTACTGATCACCTATGACGTCGACACCACGACACCACAAGGACAACGACGGCTTCGACGCGTAGCCAAGACCTGCGAAGGCATCGGCCACCGCGTACAGAAGTCCGTCTTCGAGATCGTCTGCAGCCCCGCACAGAAACTCACCCTCGAAGCACGCCTACGAGACATCATTGACCCCGACCGCGACTCCATCCGGATATACCACCTAGACCGAGGAACCCTCAGCACCGCACAACACCTCGGCGCCGCAATCAACGCCGCCCACCACGACCCACTTGTAATCTGA
- the cas8c gene encoding type I-C CRISPR-associated protein Cas8c/Csd1 encodes MMLLQRLAAYAGRDATAVPFHRDRQFHWELRLDEQGQPCGDSVESLVFPDTTGTPRGAVHRVPAVVRTVGVAPNLAADDVQYVLGWSDRDSKPARVAQCHAAFAELMERWANSPEGRHDPVAQAVAACYRSGALHQLRQPTEFTAKQGVLITVANEPAYQAPSVVPFWTGEVARRKGAGSGLCLVCGTTGPLLDTVPGKVPARLVPGASNDAALVSVNERVFGYDLTTQLTCSPMCLTCGEAISAGLVNLLDSPQTASYGGQDSRLAWWTTAPVTIDPVTLLFDPDPDQVHDLLGSVHTGTFRPADAATFCALTVGGNISRVMVRDWLEMPLTQLEQNITTWFHELEIAPLYPQERPHASLEQLVRVTGRWLRRDRRYARLGSPGAARPDGIQRDLLRSALRRTALPPSVLAHLLHRVRTDGRLDTARAGLIRLALLRSPLTTETPMPGLDPTNTDPSYVAGRTFAALEALQYDATGGALNSTYGDRYFAGAITNPRAALVTGRKDANAWLRKLRRSKRGAAVNHEKTLDELFELLAAPAGLPGYTTVAQQAQFLLGYHHQRAHRFATLRRTTTEPEELPA; translated from the coding sequence ATGATGCTGCTGCAACGCTTGGCTGCCTACGCGGGCCGGGACGCTACGGCGGTACCGTTTCATCGCGATCGGCAGTTTCACTGGGAACTGCGCCTGGACGAGCAGGGCCAGCCGTGTGGCGACAGCGTGGAATCCCTGGTGTTTCCGGATACCACGGGTACGCCCCGTGGCGCGGTCCATCGTGTGCCCGCCGTGGTACGCACTGTGGGTGTTGCCCCGAACCTGGCCGCTGATGACGTGCAGTACGTGCTGGGCTGGTCCGATCGGGACAGCAAGCCAGCGCGGGTGGCCCAATGTCATGCCGCGTTCGCCGAGTTGATGGAGCGATGGGCCAACAGCCCCGAGGGCCGGCACGACCCGGTCGCGCAGGCGGTCGCCGCCTGCTACCGATCCGGCGCCCTCCACCAACTGCGGCAGCCGACGGAGTTCACCGCGAAACAAGGTGTGCTGATCACGGTGGCGAACGAACCCGCGTATCAAGCCCCCTCGGTGGTGCCGTTCTGGACCGGCGAGGTCGCCCGCCGCAAAGGCGCTGGCAGCGGCCTGTGCTTGGTGTGCGGTACGACTGGCCCGCTGCTGGATACTGTGCCGGGCAAGGTGCCAGCCCGTCTGGTGCCCGGCGCCAGCAACGACGCGGCCCTGGTGAGCGTGAACGAGCGGGTGTTCGGATACGACCTGACCACCCAGCTGACCTGCTCCCCGATGTGTCTGACCTGCGGGGAGGCCATCTCGGCCGGGTTGGTGAACCTGCTGGACTCACCCCAGACCGCATCCTATGGCGGGCAGGACAGCCGGCTGGCCTGGTGGACCACCGCGCCGGTCACGATCGACCCGGTGACGCTGCTGTTCGATCCCGACCCCGACCAGGTGCACGATCTGCTGGGCTCGGTACACACCGGCACGTTCCGCCCGGCGGATGCTGCGACGTTCTGCGCGTTGACCGTCGGCGGCAACATCTCTCGCGTGATGGTGCGGGACTGGCTGGAGATGCCCCTAACCCAGCTCGAGCAAAACATCACGACGTGGTTCCACGAGCTCGAAATCGCCCCCTTATACCCGCAGGAGCGGCCCCACGCATCGCTGGAACAGCTGGTGCGGGTCACCGGCCGTTGGCTGCGTCGTGACCGGCGGTATGCCCGCCTGGGCTCGCCGGGAGCAGCCCGGCCGGACGGAATTCAACGGGACTTGCTGCGCTCGGCCCTGCGCCGGACTGCCCTGCCACCATCGGTGTTGGCGCACCTCCTACACCGCGTACGCACCGATGGCCGGCTCGACACCGCACGCGCCGGGCTGATCCGGTTGGCCCTTCTACGCTCCCCCCTCACCACGGAGACCCCGATGCCCGGACTGGACCCCACCAACACCGATCCCTCCTACGTTGCCGGGCGCACCTTCGCCGCGCTCGAGGCCCTCCAGTACGACGCCACCGGAGGTGCGCTCAACAGCACCTACGGTGACCGGTACTTCGCCGGCGCCATCACCAACCCCCGCGCCGCCCTGGTCACCGGCCGCAAAGACGCCAACGCCTGGCTGCGGAAACTCCGCCGCAGCAAGCGTGGAGCCGCAGTCAACCACGAGAAAACGCTCGACGAGCTGTTCGAACTACTCGCAGCCCCGGCTGGCCTGCCCGGCTACACGACCGTGGCCCAGCAAGCACAGTTCCTGCTCGGCTACCACCACCAACGCGCCCACCGTTTCGCCACCCTCCGCCGCACCACTACCGAACCCGAGGAGTTGCCCGCATGA
- the cas5c gene encoding type I-C CRISPR-associated protein Cas5c: MSSDLPRARSSTPPVVVQVWGEAALFTRPELKVERVSYPVMTPSAAAGVLEAIFWKPEFTWRVVAIEVLKEIRQFTMRRNETTDLASLAEAASGRRRVDTVANRVQRHAVCLRDVEYRIHAHVQLREHATASAAAYRDQFRRRVKRGSCFSQPYLGTRECTAFFGEPDTRPPWQHSEDLGIMLHSVDHSTTPPSFSWFTARLDNGVLHVPAQGIPSSGVA, encoded by the coding sequence GTGAGTAGCGACCTGCCGCGGGCGCGGTCGAGTACCCCGCCGGTGGTGGTGCAGGTGTGGGGCGAGGCGGCGTTATTCACCCGGCCGGAGTTGAAGGTGGAGCGGGTGTCTTATCCGGTCATGACGCCGTCGGCAGCGGCGGGTGTGCTGGAGGCGATCTTTTGGAAGCCGGAGTTCACCTGGCGGGTGGTCGCCATCGAGGTGCTGAAGGAGATCCGGCAGTTCACTATGCGGCGCAACGAAACCACTGATCTTGCGTCACTGGCGGAGGCCGCATCCGGGCGTCGCCGAGTGGACACGGTGGCTAACAGAGTGCAGCGCCACGCGGTGTGCCTGCGGGACGTGGAGTACCGCATCCACGCCCATGTGCAGCTGCGCGAGCACGCGACTGCGTCCGCGGCTGCCTACCGGGACCAGTTTCGCCGGCGGGTGAAGCGGGGAAGTTGTTTCTCCCAGCCGTATCTCGGTACACGTGAATGCACCGCGTTCTTTGGCGAGCCGGACACGAGGCCACCCTGGCAGCACAGTGAGGATCTGGGCATCATGCTGCACTCGGTGGATCATTCGACCACGCCGCCGTCGTTTTCCTGGTTCACCGCGCGCCTGGACAACGGGGTGTTGCACGTGCCAGCACAGGGCATTCCCTCCAGCGGAGTGGCATGA
- the cas4 gene encoding CRISPR-associated protein Cas4: MDPGSNPPADEVRSIPLSLLEHYAYCPRQAALIGLESYFESNTDTVRGDLAHATVDRAGSSHDRLGQRVWHSLPVWSNVLGLHGICDAVHLDTDAGHPIPVEHKSGSYRPGGPADLQVAAQVLCLREMFGVPIPAGIVFSGRDRHRHNVLVDETLRREVLATTHAIRTLLDQHTLPPPVHDARCRRCSLSPGCLPDAPSATRARLCTPREPGDW; encoded by the coding sequence ATGGACCCCGGCAGTAACCCACCTGCGGACGAGGTACGCAGCATCCCGCTGTCCCTCCTCGAACACTACGCCTACTGCCCGCGGCAAGCCGCCCTGATCGGACTCGAGTCCTACTTCGAGTCCAACACCGACACCGTCCGGGGCGACCTCGCACACGCCACCGTCGACCGCGCGGGATCCTCCCACGACCGGCTTGGCCAGCGGGTCTGGCATTCCCTACCCGTCTGGAGCAACGTGCTCGGACTGCACGGCATCTGCGACGCCGTGCACCTCGATACCGACGCGGGACATCCCATACCGGTCGAACACAAGTCCGGCAGTTACCGTCCCGGAGGCCCCGCAGACCTGCAAGTCGCCGCCCAAGTGCTGTGCCTGCGCGAAATGTTCGGGGTGCCGATCCCCGCCGGAATTGTGTTCTCCGGCCGCGATCGCCACAGACACAACGTTCTCGTCGACGAGACTCTCCGCAGGGAAGTACTCGCCACCACCCACGCCATCCGCACCCTTCTGGACCAGCACACGCTGCCGCCACCCGTCCACGATGCCCGCTGCCGCCGCTGCTCCCTGAGCCCTGGGTGCCTACCCGACGCCCCCAGCGCTACCCGAGCCCGCCTGTGCACGCCACGAGAACCCGGGGACTGGTGA